In Natronococcus sp. AD-5, the genomic window TCCCGGCCGCAGCGACGAGAGCAAGTGTCTCGATACTGGACCGATCCGAGGACGGCCGGCTCCGCGCGGGCAAGGCGTACAACCGAGCCGCGAACTCAAAGAGCGTCGCTGCCGGGGGGTAACACAGAAACGGCCCGTACTCTCACGAGGGGCGATATAATGTCAGACGCGCGCATGACGCCTGTACGCCGCGTTTCAGTTGATTCGGGGTGTGGCGCCGGCAGAGGCGATCTCCCCGGTGATCGCCGCCGACGGGTATCGACGGCGCCTCCTGCGACCTGCACCGCCGTCGCTCCCTGTGACGCGACTGCCAGCGGCTCGCTGAACGCCTTACGCTTCTGGGTCGTCCGCGGCGCGACGCCGGAGCCACTCGAGGGAGAGTGCACCCCCGACGAGGCCGGCGCCAGTTGTGAAACCGGGAACGCTATCGGCAGTGATGTCAACAGCGGCGTCGGCGTCATCCGCTGCCTCGCCGGGTTCCTGGTCAGTGGCGTCCTCGTCATCGGCTGGCGCTTCAGACTTGTCTGCGTCATCAGTTCCGGTGTCAGCGCTGCCAGCTGCCTCATCCACGTCGTCGCCGTCGGACTCGTCGGTATCGCCCGCCGCTCCTTCGTCCTCGTCGCTCTCACCGCCACCGTCGCCTTCCGTCGTCTCGGTATCGCCTGTGTCGCTGTCGTCGCGCCCGTCATCGCCCTGTTCGGCGTCATCGGTCTCGTCCGTGCGCTCCTCGTCGTCCCTCTCGACAGCATCTGCCCGGGCTGATCGAAGGGCGAACAGTCCCTCATCGTTGGCAATATAGAGGGTGGTCTCGTCCGCAAGAAGTGTCTCAAGACCTCCGAGGTCGTCGAATGAAACCGCCCACTTCTCGGTCCCGTCTTCGATATCGAATCCGAGAACCGAGTAGGGTTCGTACTCCCTCTCCGAGCGAGTCCGCATCTGTTCTACGATCTCCGCTGATGCGTTGTGGGCAACGATAACCGTCTCCCCGACAATCAACTGATCGGAGAACGGGAACGTTACTGCCGAGCCCACATAGCCTTCATTCCAGCCCGATCCGTCACGCTCGAGGTCCGACACAGTCACGGAATACTCGCCGGTTGTGACCCTGTACTCGTCATTGCTTGCGACCGGGTGCACGGACCAACTGCCCCGGGATCCGTCGCCGGACGCCAGATCGAGCCCGCCAGCGAAATCGTTATCGACGCCGCCCAGTCCAGAGCCGACGTAGAGTACCTCGCCGGTCACGGCGGGGCCCCAGTCCCCGACGGACCTCGTCTGGTGTCCGAAATCGTGGGTCCACCGCCGGTCACCCGTCAGTGCGTCGAGCGCGACGACGGCGGCGAACTCGCTGACGTCGTCGAGGTCCTCGTTCGGCGCAGCCTCGGTACAGGCGTAGACGGTTTCGCGTGCGACGGCCACCGGTGTCGGCCGGAACGCCCGGTTTTCGGTAATCTCCTTGCGGCCACCCGGAACGTCGGCGGGCCGGACGGCCTCGACGCCGACGGTGTCGCGCTCCCAGACGATCGAGCCGTCGACCGCGTCGACCGCACACAGGCTCCCGTCCGCAACGACGTAGACCGTCTCGTATGCGACTGTCGGGCTCGCCATCGACGCAGCCCCGTCGAACGTCACCCGCCACTCGACCTCGCCGGTTGCGGCGTCGAGCGCGGTGAGTTGGTTTCCAGTCACGTAGACCGTCCCGTCAGCGACCGCCGGCGTTCCCTGCGGCTCGAACGGGACCTCCGTCAGCGTGAGGGCGGTCCGTTTCCACTCGAGGGCGCCGTCCTGGGCGTCGAGCGCGTGGAGCTCGCCGGCGTCCGTTCGCAGGTAGACCGTGCCGTTGACGGCGGCGAGCGCGCCGGATTCTTCGTACACCCAGGCGAGATCGTCCGGTTCCGGGAACTCGTCCGTCGCGACGGCCCCGGCGTTCCCCGCGTTCCCCCGATACGACGACCAGCCCGGCCGCTCCGCGACCGGCTCCGGCTGCTCGCCGTTCGTCTCGGCCGCCGCCCCCACGGCGCCGACCGTTCCGCCAGCTGCGAGTGCCACACCACTTGCGAGAACCGATCGCCGCTGCCAATCAGACATCTTTTACGTCACTATATCGAAACAATTCACATTGCTATCCAGTTCATAGCCCGTTTTTGGGTGCCGCCGAACAGTTGCAAATCGCAAAGCGGCGACGATTTTTGCGGGTGCGTCCGTAACACGGTTGTGGACGGCAACTGAGACTGCGCCACGCGCAGTGGAGAGGCGGTCGCTCGTCCGCGTCGCCAGTTGAAGAGTGTTGGTCCTCAGCTCGCGACCCGCTCTCTCTGTGCCAGTCTTTCGAGCCGTGTTCGTCTCACCGCGCTCCAGGGCATAGGCCGGTCCTCGTCGCGCTCGATTGATCCTCTGACCGTGAGCCGTTCCGGATCGAAGCGGAGAGGGGCCGAAATCGCGGCGAGCACGACCGGCGGACGGCTGTGGGTCTCTGGAATTCCACTGCCTGTTAACAGACCGAGCGCATCCGTGTCAGATCGCCAACGGTCGAGTTACCGAAGCGTATCGAGTACAGATTTATTCACGGTCGTCCGACTCGAGGTCACGCAACTGCACTGACGCGCCCGCTCGTCCCGCCAGCGCTGGGCCCGCGCCGCGGGCCAGTCGGCTGGGTCCTCAGCCGCTGGCTCTACGGTCGCGTCGATCTCAGCGGGCGCCTCGTCCCATATTGGGGAGGGGGGGACCGAATCCGTTCGAGCAGTCCCTCCTTCGGTCTCGAGTCCCGCGACGAGTGGTCGTCGGCGAACACCAGCACATACGCGTACCCAAACCCCATGTCGGCGCGCTCGGTGGCCGACCTGCTGTCGGATCGTCCCCGGGAACGTCGATCAGGCTTAACTCGAGCGCCGCTCCTCCTCGAGGACCGACGTGGAATCGACCGTGACGAGCTCGAACTCGTCGTGCTCGAGCCACGACAGGCGGGCCCAAGAACTTCGTCGCCGCGTCGGTCAGCCGCTGGCCGCCGGTAGATCGGCGCCTCGACGACCCGGGCGGTCGGGGAACTGTGCTGGAGCCGATCGGTTCCACCGCTTCCTCCGGACGCCTTCCGCCAGTCACCCCTCGAGCCGTGTCCCCGCTCAACAGTAGTCGGATCCGTGTCGAGTGTATCAGCCGGAACGGTGTGCGGTGTTACTCGGCGCGAAGCACGCCATCGGGCGAGGGGGTGAGCCGTTCGGCCCCGTCGTCACCGACGACGAGCGTATCGGAGTGGCGCAGCGCGAGTCCGTCGTCTTCGAAATAGAGCCCCGGTTCGACACTGATCACCATCCCTGGTTCGAGCGTCCCCTGCGTCCGGGCGTTCAGCGCCGGCCCTTCGTGGATGGTGATTCCCTCGCCGTGCCCGGTTCGGTGAACGAGTTGGTCCGCGTACCCTGCCGCTCGCAGCTCGCCGGCCGCGAACTCGTCGATCTCGTGGGTTCCGATGCCGGGTCCAACACGGTCCATCGTCTCGTTGCGCACCTCGACGAGCGTTGCCATCGCGTCCTCGATGTGGGCTGGGACGTCGCCGACGAGAACCGTTCGTTCTTCCTCACAGACGTACCCCTGAATCGACGGCAGCGCGATTCCGACGACGCTGTCGCCGGAGTCAATGACGCGTGCCGTCGAGAGACTGTGTGGTTCGAGCGCATGCTCGCTGGTGAGGACGCTGGCAAAGCCGTACTGTCCGAGTTCGTTCGCCGTTCCGATATCGTACTCTGGGAACTCCTCGAGATACGTTTCGTAGTACGCCTGCTGTACGTCGGCGAGCACCTCGAGTTCGGTCACGCCGCGTTCGACACCATCGAGGTACGCCTCCATGCCGGCCGTTGCCAGTTTCCGCGCGCGACGGATCATCTCCACTTCCCACGGCGTTTTCACCGCTCGCAGGTCGAGAAACGCGTCCGTCGTCTCCTGGATCGTGACGGCACAGGCCGCCTCGAACTGTGCAACCCAGTCCGGCTTCGCCGACGCCTTGTCATAGCCGAGTACGTCGACGTTGGTCTCGGCGATGGCCGTCGCGAGCACGTCGAACGGATCATCGGTATCCGCGTACACGAGCGCGCGATCCGTCCATGCGGTTCGGGTTACTTTCGTGCGTTCGATTTCCGGTGTGAGGACGAGGCTCGTCTCGGGCGTCACGAGGGCGATGACCGGCCGTGAGTACATGCCCGCATAGCCGCCGCTGAGATAGTACGAGTTCGCCGGGGAGAAGGCGAGCAACCCGTCGACGGGGAGCGTAGCGAGGTGGTCGCGAATCCGGGGAAGACGATCGGGATCGACAAACCGCGACGCCGGCTCTGGGACAATCTCTCGCATCACTGTCGACCAGGGAGATGATCTGAAAGAGCCTTCTTATACTGCCCGTTACTTACCGGTAGGTTCTAGATTTAATACACCTGTTTGGCCATGCCATAGCATGGCTGTTGAATCGGATATTACGTTGTTCTACGTCGTTGCCGCCTATCTCGGAGTGATGCTCGGGGTAGGCGGGTGGGCGTACCGGAAGACAGACACTGCGGAAGATTTCATGCTTGCCGGGCGGAGTCTCGGTGCCGTCATCATCGCCGGCACGCTGATGGCAACCTGGATGGGCTCGGGCACGGTCACTGGAGGCAGTAACTCGATCGCCTACGGTCACGGGCTGTGGCCGGCCATCCTGTTCGGTACCGCTGCCCTTCTCGGGATCGGCATCCTCAAAGTGCTTGCGCCGCGCATCCGGCGGTTCGATAAGATCACCATTCCCGAGATGATCGAGGCGGAACTCGGCCAAGAAGGCCGGGTTATCAGTTTGCTCGTCATCGCGTTCGCCTACATCGGAATCGTCTCCTACCAGTTCATCGGGTTCGGATTCGTCCTGAACGTGACGACGGGCGTCTCCGTGACCCATGGGACGCTTATCGCGACCGTGATCATCATCGCCCTCGCAGCGATGGGGGGACTCATGTCGGTCTCGTATACGGACGCGATCAGTGCGTTTCTGATGATCATCGGGCTGTTTATCGCGCTCCCCTATGTGATCGCCGGGGCCGGTGGCTGGGGCAACATTGTGTCGACCGTGCCGGAGACGCACCTCGAGCCGCTTGGTAACCTTTCGGTCATCCAGTTTCTGGGTTTCTGGGGACCGTTCTTCCTGCTCATTCTCGCCGATCAAAACATGTACCAGCGGATTCTCGCCGGCGAGACGGATGCGGGGACCGGCCGAGGGCTCGTTGGCTGGTTTCTCGGCGTTGCGGTCGGAATGACGATCATTCCGGTGATCGCACTGGCTTCCCGTGCGATGTTTCCCGAATTGGATCCCGGGATGGCGCTGATCGCGACGACGACGGTCATTCCGACGTGGGTTGGCGGCATTCTGCTGGCCGCCGCCTCGGCGTTCATTATCACGACCGGGAGTTCGTATCTGCTGTCCGCCAGTACGAACCTCTCCCACGACCTGTACAAGGGCCTGATCAACCCTGACGCGCCGGATCAGCGCGTCTTTTGGCTGACACGAACGTTGGTGATCGGGCTCGGGGTCTTCGCCTTCGTCCTGGGACAGTACTTCCCGACGATCCTCGAAGTCCAGATGTACTCCTATACCGCCTACGGAGCCGCGATCACCCCGCCGCTCTTGGCGATCTTCCTGATGCGAGACCGGCTCACCAAAACGGGTGGCCTCGCAGGCATGATCGCTGGTGCCGTGCTCGCGATCACGTGGGATACCGCGCTCGGAAGCCCCTTCGGGGCCGATGCCGTGATCGTCGCGGCCCCAGTCTCTGCACTGCTGATTCTCACAGTGAGCTATCTGACTGCAGATGGTGCTACACCCGCGCCAGTTGAGGCCTGAGTCCGGCCGCTTCACAGCGACTTCTGTGTGGGTTATCGGATACTCGCCATGATCGTAGCCGGGAAACGTGTTAGCGTGCGTTGGTTGATGACCTCCCACAGATCGTCCGGCATCAGAGCCTCAGCTGGATTTACCTCGGGCGCAGCTCGTCCGGAACCGACTCAGGATCGGCTGTGACGAGCTCGAACTCGTCGGCCTCCC contains:
- a CDS encoding sodium:solute symporter family protein, with the translated sequence MAVESDITLFYVVAAYLGVMLGVGGWAYRKTDTAEDFMLAGRSLGAVIIAGTLMATWMGSGTVTGGSNSIAYGHGLWPAILFGTAALLGIGILKVLAPRIRRFDKITIPEMIEAELGQEGRVISLLVIAFAYIGIVSYQFIGFGFVLNVTTGVSVTHGTLIATVIIIALAAMGGLMSVSYTDAISAFLMIIGLFIALPYVIAGAGGWGNIVSTVPETHLEPLGNLSVIQFLGFWGPFFLLILADQNMYQRILAGETDAGTGRGLVGWFLGVAVGMTIIPVIALASRAMFPELDPGMALIATTTVIPTWVGGILLAAASAFIITTGSSYLLSASTNLSHDLYKGLINPDAPDQRVFWLTRTLVIGLGVFAFVLGQYFPTILEVQMYSYTAYGAAITPPLLAIFLMRDRLTKTGGLAGMIAGAVLAITWDTALGSPFGADAVIVAAPVSALLILTVSYLTADGATPAPVEA
- a CDS encoding outer membrane protein assembly factor BamB family protein — encoded protein: MALAAGGTVGAVGAAAETNGEQPEPVAERPGWSSYRGNAGNAGAVATDEFPEPDDLAWVYEESGALAAVNGTVYLRTDAGELHALDAQDGALEWKRTALTLTEVPFEPQGTPAVADGTVYVTGNQLTALDAATGEVEWRVTFDGAASMASPTVAYETVYVVADGSLCAVDAVDGSIVWERDTVGVEAVRPADVPGGRKEITENRAFRPTPVAVARETVYACTEAAPNEDLDDVSEFAAVVALDALTGDRRWTHDFGHQTRSVGDWGPAVTGEVLYVGSGLGGVDNDFAGGLDLASGDGSRGSWSVHPVASNDEYRVTTGEYSVTVSDLERDGSGWNEGYVGSAVTFPFSDQLIVGETVIVAHNASAEIVEQMRTRSEREYEPYSVLGFDIEDGTEKWAVSFDDLGGLETLLADETTLYIANDEGLFALRSARADAVERDDEERTDETDDAEQGDDGRDDSDTGDTETTEGDGGGESDEDEGAAGDTDESDGDDVDEAAGSADTGTDDADKSEAPADDEDATDQEPGEAADDADAAVDITADSVPGFTTGAGLVGGALSLEWLRRRAADDPEA
- a CDS encoding M24 family metallopeptidase encodes the protein MREIVPEPASRFVDPDRLPRIRDHLATLPVDGLLAFSPANSYYLSGGYAGMYSRPVIALVTPETSLVLTPEIERTKVTRTAWTDRALVYADTDDPFDVLATAIAETNVDVLGYDKASAKPDWVAQFEAACAVTIQETTDAFLDLRAVKTPWEVEMIRRARKLATAGMEAYLDGVERGVTELEVLADVQQAYYETYLEEFPEYDIGTANELGQYGFASVLTSEHALEPHSLSTARVIDSGDSVVGIALPSIQGYVCEEERTVLVGDVPAHIEDAMATLVEVRNETMDRVGPGIGTHEIDEFAAGELRAAGYADQLVHRTGHGEGITIHEGPALNARTQGTLEPGMVISVEPGLYFEDDGLALRHSDTLVVGDDGAERLTPSPDGVLRAE